From the Lactuca sativa cultivar Salinas chromosome 9, Lsat_Salinas_v11, whole genome shotgun sequence genome, the window GATAAAGTTTTGCAAGTGCAATAACTTTTTCTTTATCAAAAGATTTAAAATCATCAACAGGGCTTAAAGTAGCCATATTAACAAGTAAATCCATACTAACCTCGTCAAATCGGTTCttcaactcttgaagttgcaaaTCAATGATCGCAACAAATACTTCAACTCGAAAATGATGAAGATTTGTGGTGTGTAGTTTGCCACGTTTTTTTCTACCTGTCGGGACATATACATCTTCCATATTAGGAGCTTTGATGCAATTTTTTTCATAAAAGGATATGAATGAACTTAAGAGAGGTTCCCACCCATTATCTCTTacttgttgtagttgttgtttggTCAATGTCACCAACACCATAGCATTAACTATGTCTTGATCTTTTCTTTGTAAAGCGTTGTTCAAATCATTTGCCACACCAAAAATAGTCTTCATCAAATGTATCATGAATATAAAATCAAAAGACTCAAGTGAATAACCAACAACATCCGCTTTTAGCCGGTCATCCGAACTTGAAGATACATCTCCAATCTTATCAAGAACCTTGCATATCATAGGATATAAGGAAATAACATTCACAATCAGTTTATAGTGGGATCCCCAACGAGTATCACCCGACCTTCCCAAACTTAACTCTTGATTCAATCCTTTGCCACTTTCAAGTTTACCATCATCAAATGCTTGTGAAACCTTTTGAGCTTGAGCTTCTCGCAACATTTCTTTTCTCTTACAAGAAACTCCAATGACATTTAGTAAGTTTGTAAGTATCTCAAAGAGCAAACCACAATTTATGCTTTTTTTGAAACTGCAACTAGTGTTAGTTGAAGTTGGTAAGCAAAACAATAGACATAGTATGCAGATGTGGTTTCttttaagattagggttttaaggcCATTACTTTCACCCTTCATATTGCTAGCTCCGTCATATCCTTGACCTCGAATTAtagatggacttaatgaatactCTGCAAGCAAATAATAAGTTGCCTTTTTAAGAGATAAAGTTGTGGTATCAACGACATGTGCAACATCGAGAAACCTTTCAACTATGTCTCCTTTCTTATCTACATACCGCAAGCACAAAGACATTTGCTCATTATGAGTTACACCAGCCGATTCATCCACCAATATTGCAAAGTAATCTTCACCAACTTCTCTAATAATGTGTTTAGTTGTTTCTTTTGCACAAGCATGTACGATATCTTTTTGAATGGAAGGGGAGGTTACTTGTAAGTTCTTTGGAGCATTTTTCAATACAACTTTATCAACTTCCTCATTATGTTTTTCTAACCATTCAAGAAGTTCGAGAAAGTTTCCTTTATTACTTGATTCTTGACTTTCATCATGACCCCGGGTTGGCAATCCTTGATGTAGAAGATACCTTATACAATGTAGCGAAGCAAGCAAACGAGTGTGGTATTCTTTTTAGGCTTTTGTAGATTGTTGCTCAAAAGCACTTTGTATCGACTTTTTGGGTTTGTTAAGCATCTCAAAATTTTCTCTAGCTCGATTATGGATACTATTAACAGCTCCCACATGTCTATCGAACCAATTTGGCATATTCCAACTTTTAAAGCCATCCGTAACAAAAGCATCTCCATCTTTTCCATTAAATTCATCCTGGTCCCTAAATAAGTAGCATAGAAAACAAAAAGCCGCCTCTTTTTCAATAATATATTCAAGCCATTTATGTTTATCAAACCAAGTGGGAATAAAGCGACGCATATAGCCTCCAAAATCTGTTTGAAGAAATTGATGACCACGTGGTTGGCAAGGACCTCTTTGTATATATTCTTTCCTCACTGCATCTTGGTCGTTGGGATGATAATCAAGGATATTATTTCTCAATCCTGGATCATGTGGAAATGTATTTACATCAAATTGACTTTCTTTTTCCCTAGATGGAAATTTGGTGCTACCATGTGTGATATTATCGGGCGTCGACGAAGAATCATATCGAGTCTTTGTTTTCTTTTGAGCATTAACAAACCAATCTAACGTCCCATGTTTCTTCTTGCGTTTTGAGTACTCGTTTTCATCATCATTCATTGTTATCATAAGAATATATTTAACCTAAAAGgttaacaaaattaattatcTAAAAGTGAAATAGCAAAGGCATTAGTTAGTAGGATTTACATATACATTTCTTAGTAgtaattaaacctaattaaaagataaaataaaactataaataaaaaagcttaaagataaaataaaactataaataaaaAAGCTAAACACATAAACTGATAAACCATAGTTTACTTTATCATTTTAATTTAATTCTATATAACATTGTTAAATATATGTATAGTGTTTCCTGTGCTACAATATGCCTATAGGGAAATTGGTTTGACATAATCACCTACTGACATGCCACATGCCTTTTTACATAGAAAAGATAAATTTCCATTGACTCCACCATCAATTACGAATACATATGTACTTTTTAGTCTTTATTTATCAATATAATAATAATGACAACTATATGATGCAACAATCAAGAAAGTAAATTCACTATATCTTTAACAGTTAGCAAATATTGATAAAGAAACACACAAAAGTGAAGAAGAGAAATTGATTTAAAGCTCACAAAATCCAACATGAAACTATGAACCACCGAAGGCGATTACAAGAGTAAAACAAAAACTAACCTGAAAAACAAGAGGCCAAGAACCAGAGACGATGTTAGCAAGATATCAAGACGAACAAATTCGAAGTTTCTCACTTTCTTTTGTCGAACTCTACGGTGACAAGAGAGGCGAAAGTGTGTCCAACGGTTAGGGTTTATTTGGCTTTGATTTTTCGGATTTATTTTCTTATCTTTTAGTTGGTTTTATAAAAATTGTAATTTGTGATAGATATAGAGTTTGTATTTTTCTTGGTTCAAATATTTTTTAGCTTTTATAATTTGTTGATAAACCCAACTTGATTGGGATTTCTaacgattttattttattttttcgttTGGATTTGTTTTTAATAATGACATGTATTTactaaatcaaaaaaataaaaaaaatcattgcgGTCAAATATAAGGAAAAAGAATCTTAGGTTGAAATTATAGTTTTGGTATGCATTTAATTTGACAAGGGCATGcatttataataaatgtataaatatataattttttttaatgaagaaAGAGTAATCCTGATAATTATTTAAGGGTATGCATTTACATACCCTTCCAATATGCTACATCCGCCCCTCGTCGCGTCTTCTTGACAGATAAGTTACAACACAAGATTTGAAACAAAAACCACACAAAAAGTTAGAGTTTTATGTTTAAAATTCCCACCACAAGAAATAATAAAAAGTAATGACAGATATGTTACAACACAAGATTTGaaacaaaaaccacaaaaaagTTAGAGTTTTATGTTTAAAATTCCCACcgcaagaaataaaaaaaaaagtaaaaacacCGTTTACCTATTAAAAACTTAAAGCACATTACCTTATTTACCCCCAACTTACTTTTCTTACAACCATAAAAGAAAATTATCGAGTTGTACACAACGTATTTCGGGTAATCTTTATGAGATATATGATCTCTCCTCTTATAAAAGAGTACCTTTAATATGACGTGGCATCTCCTCAACATCTTAGACTTTCAAAATGAAATACCCAATATACCTTTCTCTTCCTTATGTTACAACATCAGTCAGTAAATCTCTCTCCAAATTCCTTCTCATATCAATGCGTTCATTAAAATCAGTATTTCAGTTTGATAACTTCGTATCCCTTAAATCTCGGTAAATCACTAAACTCGCATGTCGCATCCCATTATGAATATATCACTCAACCTTGAACTCTCATatttggaaaaccctagccaagaTGACACATTCCTTCTTCGATCTAAAGTTTTCACGCTCCATCATCATCTGTTCCAGTTCATCTTCTTCTATTTTTTCTAGATTTGATTCTCACCAGGGAATATATGATAAACCACAATCGATCTTTATCATACTCACCAACTTCATCCTTGCCGATCAAATTGGTTGCCACCATCATCACCAACGAAGGTCATCCCATGTTctcgatgtgacatccccaatttcacggccagaaaagaccgatttgtttatgctttgtttttaaaaatcagagtaatttttcaaagaaaacggttgcggaatttattcccaaaacaaaatatgataagaatttatcaaagcatttcttaaagaaatgtattttcattatataacaaaatctcgggatgtcatgttctcttagaacatacatttatttacactggtgatttacatctcctttaatctctcagtgaaatatgtcttcgtattgatacctgtgatacaaagaaaactgagtgggtcaggcttgggagcctggtgagcatatagggttttcatcccacaatgttatatcatatatttatatatatagaacattcaaacttgtacaatttcaccatataaaggcaactcttattccacccccatcgatcctcacaacgacacgatctaaactcttgtATCTTAagttttcctctttacctgatccctactcacggatctaaaactatcctcttcacctgatccatacccacggatctaaaactgaccttttcacccgatccatactcacggatctaaaactaaccttttctcctgatccatactcacggatctaaaactaacctcctgatctgatccatactcccggatcaataattgtacccaattcatactcccggaatagggacaattaactataccttaatcctgatctgatccatactcccggatcaataactgtgcccaatccatactcccggactagggacaattaacttagtcttaatccatactcttggactaataacaagttttatctctttacctgatccataatcccggatctaaaactaacctcttggtctaatccatactcacggatctcagctacccatgtcctacccaacatatttgtagttacaaaatacatatacagtttaactcattaaaacctatatagttcatccattccaccatctcaaataaacaacaatatataaacatatagcacgtatttcatagcaaatacttcatacttatgtattagaagaaagtaagtatacactcacttgatcagaagatgatcggacaacactacggcgtGCAATGGTAGTATTCTACGATGAAAccaggatatcttcacacaccgaacttctcgcgggcagagcttcgactcggaaactcttttcttctccggatcttcgggcttcgggacttgctaagggtctcggggttgatactggggcttcaggaggttaaaatagggcttagggcatctccaacccaccccCATACTCCATTTCTTCCCCTATTCTTCTCCAACCCTACCCCAttttcacctccatttttggagatatgaatagtattcccccatatatgggggaatactattcatatctccaaaaatggaggtgaagtttggttgccaattttagtccctctcatttttattttatacatttttagtttattttatctactaattataatttaaatgcaatatttaatatttataatatcatgttatatactaatttatattaattaataataaatatagaatttaattagtagaggggtgtatttgacaatatatataagttataaaaataaaatattataagaaTATACTTTTTGGGGTAAAAATGGGGTAGAAAATAGAGTAAGGTTGGAGATGAATCACTATTTCCTCCATTTTCTACCCCATTTATGGGGGAAAAAATAAAGATGGGTTGGAGATGGTCTTAGTGAGTATATTGGGAGTGGGATAGAAGAGATGGAGCAACCATAATCGGCTggcccttgatttctatttatagggcaaatttctcATTTTCCATGTCGTGAACAGTACTttcacgtcgtgggcttgatcgtcattgcatgcgtcatcgcaagttgggtCTGGCAGACTCTAGGAGGCGTCAGAAGTAGGGGTGGAATTGGTACGGTACCAATTCATTTTTCTGTAAACCGTGTACCGtaccaactataattggtataaaaaaaattgttaccggtaccgtaccaagtatacttggtaccaatttatttggctaccaacaagtttggttggtacaaattggtaatgatatataccaacttcttttaattttctattataatatttaaaaataagcAAAGACATCGGGATTTTGATGTGTAATATATAAATTAGTTACATAGTTCTTTTAGTTTACAAAAGAATTCTACTGAAGTAACGCTAAAGTAACGTTTTAATATTGCGCTTTAACGTGGTAATAACTATTGACCAACACGGCCAAATGActaatataatgttattaaaacAGTAAACACTAAATACAAATAAcagttgaaatatatatatatatatatatatatatatatatatatatatatatatatatatatatatatatatatatatatatatatatcaaatgaattggTTGGTACGGTATTACCATGGTATTCCAATTTTTGTACCATTACCGTACCAACATTGATCAGTTGGTATGGtactaccaaccaaacatgttggcTACCAAATATCTTGGCTACCAAGTTTCTTGGTTCGGTTggtaacatgttggttggttttccATGGTACAATTTTTCCACCCTAGTCAGAAGACATGCCACGTCGTGACCACTAATTTCacatcgtggtctctgacagtctTGCGGTTTCGCGTcctgaacttcaaaaattcataactttcgcatacgaactccgttttcgacgttctttatatcggcgcgtaggtgagattatgctctacaactctcatttagacttcgtcggctaattttgactctatttttaatatattgttaatatatcatttttagtaggtcgggacaggaaaactccgttcgaaattcataactccttcatttgaactccgttttcgtttgtctttttaccgttgcactactattaacgagatcttcgactctcgtttagattgtttcgtctagaaatcactcgatctcaaattgagtattcgggctgcataccgctaagctgaaacttcggaaaatcataacttcttcatgcgaagtcagatttgagcgttctttttatgcacgctctcggtttaatgaacacTACGAAtttagtttagatcactaaggctaaaaatcactccaacgtaaattcactttttatgtcattcagTGTCATGCCGGTtctttcgcgaaacttcgacaggtcataacttcttcgttataactcggatttcggcgttctttatatgtacggaatccttgtaacatatactacaacttagttaaaattattcatcctaaataatcttttatcaaaaagttatttttgacatttatcgtctctaaattgactagccctgatctacgggcgttacactcgACAACTTGCGATGGACGAGAGGTATTTTAAAATTGGATTTTACCCGTTCATTTTATTTGATACTCCTCATGTTCTTCATGTTGTGTTTTTTCCCATCATTTTACCTTAATTTTGAGCAATTTATTTTCAAGATAATGAAATggttatgtaacgacccaaaaatcgagggtaaaaatttcatttttaatatagctaaaagATTGATAcaatttatttcaaacatttcaaatcatcattaagtaaaacatttatcagagttcatcacaaaatcattcattatggaaatcataggtgtgtgcattgCGATCAATCTAAGCCCTTCTTTTCCAAACTgttgatacctgaaaccaaaactgtaaactgtaagcacaaagcttagtgagtcccccagagcataccccacacacaatccacgtaacacatatcatattagctataaaagctacgtATATCACacaagccatgcatacataaaacctgtaaggatgccatgggctaccccatatggtcttacatccaatgccatgggctaccccacatggtctttacctaggaatgccatgggctaccccacatggtcttacatccaatgtcatgggccaccccacatggtctttacgtaggaatgccatgggctaccccacatggttttACATCCAATAAcacacaatcatataacatatcaatcaCAGAATGACTAACACATATACCACAATCACATAATGggatggccttggtgccttagacccatgggtatgatgagaatactcacctcgaaAGCAGAAGCTTCCCGAATGTCATCCTTATCTGCTGCCCTGCcgacttcccgagctatcaataccaacaaatatacccaattagcaactAGGTCCCgcaccataatccttaatccatgcatggggtaaaataaccattctacccctgggccagtatgatccaaaactaaggcccaatccCAAAACAAAAGTCCGACACTATAATGTCCATAAGTCCTttaatggcccaatttccaaattgggcccaaacccaatAGTCTACAAGGCccatttatcaaaaattccctAAGACCCAATccgtggcccaattttccaatttgggctcAAAACCATAATGGGCCTCCACAAATAAATATCAACTCCAAAACCTGATGGCCCAAAAGGACCCAAAACACACAGTCTAAAATCACAAGATCCATAAAGGCCCAtgaatggcccaattttccaaattgggccacgCTCCTTATTGGGCCTTAACCTAAGATTCAATCCTTCATTCAGTCAAGAACACAAACACTCTGATGGTCCATTAGGGCCCAAGAATCTAGGACCCAAACATATGGCCCAAACCTGAAGCCTAAAGTCCGAAACCTAACCTggctgagtacgcagggcgtactcagcagtacgctgcacgtactcgcTTAATGGAttgtacgctgtgcgtactgcCCTCTAGTCTCACTTTTGCCCTTAAGCACTTAATTCTTTAAGTCATAAGTCCAAACCACAGATCTGAGTCCCACATAATGCCcaaacccataaagtcactgacttggtgactttgcatgcccccaaTAAGACCAAATAGCATTCTTCTTTCATGGAAATGGCTCAAACTCCAACATAGATGGTCTTAAActctaaaggtgccaactttatggaccttgaaccttagaaacactaagaggggcaactcaaagctcctggaatgaaatcaagaccactagagctcatacttgggaccaaaatgaaccaaaaactcacaaatggtagatctaagagatgaatgatcaagttaaaagctttatacctttatcAAGTTGAGAATGAGTCCCaaaagccagatccataagctcATCCTTGATTCCTATCTTTGCAACAAGCTCAACCTTCTTGAAAATGGGCCAAACATCCCCAAAATGGACTCCAGAAGCTCAAAATGTCACCATAAATGATATAtgacaatttctagggttttagagggtggaggctgaagatattagggttaggttatgagataaggagcttaaatagggtccaagaccctaaaatagggttctgatctgactggagtacgcccatcgtaattctagtacgctcagcgtactccaaagaacattcgcgaccatcctggttagtacgcccagcgtactccaaggtacgccccgcatactaacTTTTTCACtactacgccccgtgtactcggctaagcctgaaaaccACTAAACTTCcgaagaccataacttcttcgttctaagccCAATTCCgaagatccttatatccacggaaaggtaacgagaagccctaaACTTCTATTAACTCATACCTTTCTTAAAACCTTCCGAACAAAAAATTCATTTTCCGCAAAAGCCCGAACtgccactttaccgaaataccctaggctccaaaacacgaaccgaacgcacagatcacttctaatacatcacccacaccaaatgggcctagatcccaCCTTCTCAAATGTCGTAATCCTTATAATGACCGACCTTCGAGCTACAGCCTCAGGTTAACTAATTTTAATAAACAGTTTTTGACTAATTTTGATCAATTTCTTTTGAAGATAATGGTATCCAATAAGCGCTACCTGATTAAGCCTCTTCTTAAGGAATTAAAGATAACGCATTTTCCCAGGGCCAATTTTTTTGAGGTACTATTGCCTTTAACAAAAACATGTCATTCTTGCATTCTCTATTAATGTCCAAAAAATGCCAGTTTTTGCTCCTAAAAGCCCTTTGCAATCATATTGATTAATAAACGCTTCTGGTCTTATTATTCACTTTAATATCTGTTTCACACAGATGATGTAAGacataaatttccaaacaaaattttcattttcaaaacacaatAAAACCCATTTTATAATTCTCAAATCACATATGTCTCAATTGTTCACAATGTAAATcacaatcccagaatcataaaaacaatctctcaccggtgtgtacaatcatgccggtgccttcccgcgatcctcggaactacctgaaacacaaaacacgataagcataaagcttagtgagttccccaaaatactacacacTGCTCgtcagccactcgaggctataactcaataagaccccccccccccccccccccggtcaatgtgtctcagtgggaccctccggtcccacaactcagcAACTCAATCTAATACACAATATGCATAAAACAAATAGCAGGATAACTCAATACATAGCACAAACACATAAGACCCACTGGTCATACATAagataccactcaaggtaagtatagtgagaagacccacCTCGTAACTAGCAAGTGAAAATCTTGTGCTCGGGAATCTCGAACTCTaaccaccggtctagcctccgcctaacacatataaTAATCATCCCTAATTAATAATGGTCCTCaagaagctagactaacccttctacaaactcattgaagggtaaaagactattttacccctccatagGCTTAATAGTCCACAAtttaaccaaaccctaaaattcaacaaaagtcaatagcagggagtacgctgcgcgtactcgacTGTCATGCAGGCATCGGGGATGCACGACCCTTACGTCGCGCGTACTGgatttacgcccagcataccatcCAGTTTCCTCTTTCTTACTCATTTGGCCTTAAACAGTTATGACCTTGGTTCATCCCATAGATCCAGACTCTCTAATAGTTCCTaacccataaagtcagtgactttaagccctTGAATGGCTGAAATGGTCACCAACACTCAAAATATACACTCTTTTGTCTCAAGGAGCTcacaactcatgcatggagtgatTCCAACAACCAATAAtagatttttatgacattacaccactCAAATGCCCAAAAGGGGTTGGTCCTAGTCTCTGGAGTTCAAGATCTCATCAAGTCTCCAcctttttgggacaaaaccctaaaatactccatTAAGATGCTCATAACAAAAGAGaggtaaagtttgaagctttataccccAATAAGGGGCTCCCAACTCAGATATGCTCggatctagaagcttggactccaactcCTTCTTCTTATTCAAGGCTTCCTCTTCTTTTCAAGAACACACAAGAACTCTCAAAGGCTCATAAACACACATACAAGCTCTAAACGAGGCTTAGGGCACACTTAGGGTTTGTTGACTGagaatggtggccagaaatgaggccatcatatcctttatataggggactcaccctaaattagggttttcactatgggcccagtacacccagcgtactaggtggtctTCGCGTCACTTACACGCCgacgagtacgctgagcgtacacctcaggtacgccccacatactcgtttttcaccctttttatAATAAGGGCCAAAATAGACGATAACTTTAAAGATCAAGTTTCACAAATAAGATTGGAATGATATATTTTCCCTAAGGGTTAGTGACTCATATAATCTCTCAATTATTTACTCTTTTTGGAATTTGATGTTTTGGTTATTATGATGATCATACTAAGAGCCCCATTTCCTTTTTCTTCCATTGTACTTCCCAGGATGATAATACTTACACGATGCATCAGCAGCAGCAAGTCCGCACAAGGAGACCAACAAGAGCTATATCCATCGATTTCATCCCAAGTTCTACCCAAAGCCATCAAATAGTTGTTATTTCTTACTGATTAAGGTATGCATGCATTTTGACATCGTAAACATAATGCATCAATTTGGTTGATTCATGCAACACACCTTCAAGACTTATAGTTATACTATCGATATGATTTTGATGCACATATTATTTTTATCTTATCACATTAGTGATTCAAGATCATTTCATTGCTAGAGATTTAGAATACCTTTTCAATTTCAACTAAAGTTGATTAATTGatatataaattcataacttcgctTAATCTTCCGTAATGTGGAGTtcattatttttttaactcgtaaTTTTTCAAATTTACTTTTAGTTTTATGTCTTGATTATCTGAGTTTGTTGTTTGTATATGTGGAGGTAAATTATATGGAGTAGTTGAAGATCTTGTATTTGATTATTATTTATTACTTGGAAATTAAACTCTGCTCATGTTTGACTTACCTAATATGGGTTGTATGTTACTtgcttatttttaaaattttcatttacaaAAGCTGTCACCTATGGACATAACTAAAAAGTCAAAACAAGGGAAAATGAGAAATTACAAATAAGGTCTTTTCTTACCAACGTCATTTTCCAAATTTGCCCTcacatgttttattttttatttttttattttttttcattttatcaaatatTCCAGTCAATTTCTCATATATAAAATGACTAGTGATTGAATTTAATCTACTCAGATACGTATCTTTACATATATTGTAAGTTGTAACTAAATTACAGTAATCCAAAACAACATTTATATGAAAGGTTGGATGATTAGATTACATTTGAATTTAACGAGACATGTGTCGTGCCATGGTTAATTAATTACATATAGTGCCTTGGAATGGTTGGAAGTGATGCACGCATGTGTTAAGTCCTTGTGATTATATCATGTATAACTAATTATGCCTAATCAAATCTTCCCTTAAGTTTACATTATTTAAAGGTATTTTTTGTCAACAAAAAAATCTTATAAGTCGCTACAATAGGAGTAATGGTTTTATAAGTAAAAAAGATCACCAATCCAAAAAAAATCGAGGTTTGGTCTAAACCTcagaaaaaatgcataccacagggactatttttgcaattttgtctaataataataataataataataa encodes:
- the LOC111883960 gene encoding uncharacterized protein LOC111883960, translating into MLREAQAQKVSQAFDDGKLESGKGLNQELSLGRSGDTRWGSHYKLIVNVISLYPMICKVLDKIGDVSSSSDDRLKADVVGYSLESFDFIFMIHLMKTIFGVANDLNNALQRKDQDIVNAMVLVTLTKQQLQQVRDNGWEPLLSSFISFYEKNCIKAPNMEDVYVPTGRKKRGKLHTTNLHHFRVEVFVAIIDLQLQELKNRFDEVSMDLLVNMATLSPVDDFKSFDKEKVIALAKLYPSEFSSVELVRLGDQLENYIYDMKKDDRFQGLKDLKELSKEMVRSNKDKVFDHVYLLIKLVLILPVATTSVERAFSAMTFVKNKLRKSIGDQLLNDCLVTYIEKDVFSKVSDEVIVTHDQNISNRRQHL